In Canis lupus dingo isolate Sandy chromosome 33, ASM325472v2, whole genome shotgun sequence, a single genomic region encodes these proteins:
- the LOC112641349 gene encoding olfactory receptor 5K3-like — protein MTEDNYSLTTEFILIGFTDHPKLKTVLFVVFLTIYLVTMVGNLGLVALILMERRLHTPMYIFLGNLALMDSCCACAITPKMLENFFSKDRMISLYECMAQFYFLCLAETADCFLLAAMAYDRYVAICSPLQYHTLMSKKLCLQMTAGAYIAGNLHSMIHIVFLFRLTFCRSHQINHFFCDVLPLFKLSCVDPYINELLIFIFSGSVQVFSIIIVIISYLCILFMIFKMKSKEGRGKALSTCASHFLSVSMFYGSLLFVYVRPNSVKEEDKDIPVAIFYTLVIPLLNPFIYSLRNKEVINAMKRNIKKIL, from the coding sequence ATGACTGAGGATAATTACTCCTTGACAACTGAATTTATTCTCATAGGATTTACAGATCACCCAAAGTTGAAGACCGTTCTGTTTGTGGTGTTTCTCACTATCTATCTGGTGACCATGGTGGGGAATCTGGGCCTGGTGGCATTGATCCTTATGGAGCGTCGCCTTCACACACCCATGTACATCTTTCTGGGCAACCTGGCTCTAATGGATTCCTGTTGTGCCTGTGCCATTACCCCCAAGATGTTAGAGAATTTCTTTTCGAAGGACAGAATGATTTCCCTCTATGAATGCAtggcacaattttattttctgtgcctTGCTGAAACTGCAGACTGCTTTCTCCTGGCAGcaatggcctatgaccgctatgtggccatctgcagcCCACTGCAGTACCACACCCTGATGTCGAAGAAGCTCTGCCTTCAGATGACCGCAGGGGCCTACATAGCAGGAAACCTGCATTCCATGATTCATATAGTGTTTCTCTTTCGTTTAACTTTCTGTAGGTCTCATCAGATTAATCACTTTTTTTGTGATGTTCTTCCATTATTCAAACTCTCCTGTGTTGACCCTTATATCAATGAATTgttgatatttatcttttctggtTCAGTTCAAGTCTTCTCTATTATCATAGTCATAATCTCTTATCTCTGCATCCTTTTcatgattttcaaaatgaaatccaAAGAGGGAAGAGGCAAAGCCTTATCTACTTGTGcatctcactttctctctgtctcaatgtTCTATGGTTCTCTTCTCTTTGTGTACGTTCGACCAAATTCAGTTAAAGAGGAGGATAAAGATATACCTGTTGCTATTTTTTATACTCTAGTAATCCCTTTATTAAACCCTTTTATTTATAGTCTAAGAAATAAGGAAGTAATAAAtgccatgaaaagaaatataaagaaaattttataa